In Quercus robur chromosome 11, dhQueRobu3.1, whole genome shotgun sequence, the following proteins share a genomic window:
- the LOC126705789 gene encoding serine/arginine-rich splicing factor SC35 has translation MSHFGRTGPPDITDTYSLLVLNITFRTTADDLFPYFDKYGKVVDIFIPRNRRTGDSRGFAFVRYKYADEAQKAVDRLDGKVVDGREITVQFAKYGPNAERIDKGRISESFSKSSYRSRSRSPRRRYRDDYRDRDYKRRSRSRSLDRYDRDRYRGRDRDYRRRSRSRSRSDSPDYYRGRGRGRYDDERRGRSQSRSRSMDSASPARRSPTPRRSASPHRSPSPRGGSPDRHSGDRRSPTPHGVSPADRPADSRSQSP, from the exons ATGTCGCACTTCGGAAGAACAGGCCCTCCGGACATCACCGACACCTACTCTCTCCTCGTTCTCAACATCACCTTCC GTACAACTGCAGACGATCTATTCCCGTATTTTGATAAGTACGGCAAGGTTGTCGACATCTTCATCCCCAGAAATCGCAG GACTGGTGACTCGAGGGGTTTTGCGTTTGTGCGGTACAAGTACGCGGACGAGGCGCAAAAAGCCGTGGATAGGCTAGATG gAAAAGTTGTTGACGGTCGGGAGATAACGGTTCAGTTTGCAAAATACGGGCCAAATGCCGAGAGGAT TGACAAAGGTAGGATTAGCGAATCGTTCTCAAAGTCAAGCTACAGGTCAAGAAGTCGCAGTCCTCGGAGAAG GTACCGTGATGACTACAGAGATCGGGATTACAAGAGAAGAAGCCGCAGTCGAAGTTTGGATAGGTATGATCGTGACAGGTATCGCGGGAGGGACAGAGATTATCGTCGCCGTAGCAGGAGCCGCAGCCGCAGTGACAGTCCTGATTACTACAGGGGCAGGGGAAGAGGCCGTTATGATGATGAGCGCCGAGGCCGAAGCCAAAGCCGAAGTCGATCTATGGATAG TGCCTCTCCTGCTCGGCGTAGTCCTACTCCTCGCAGAAGTGCTTCCCCACATAGGTCTCCATCTCCTAGGGGTGGAAGTCCTGATAGGCATAGTGGTGATAGAAGGTCCCCAACTCCACATGGTGTTTCGCCCGCAGACCGTCCTGCTGATTCTCGAAGTCAATCCCCTTGA